TGGTGCAGCAGGATCCGATCGTCAGCCAGGTCAAACTGATCGCCGAGCCGTGGGACGTCGGCGAGGGCGGCTATCAAGTCGGAAACTTCCCGGGTTTGTGGACCGAGTGGAACGGGAAGTATCGCGATACTGTGCGCGATTACTGGCGGGGTGAGCCCGCAACCCTGGGTGAGTTCGCCTCCCGGCTGACCGGGTCGTCGGACCTGTACGAGGCGACCGGCCGGCGCCCCAGCGCCAGCATCAACTTCGTCACCGCGCACGACGGGTTCACGCTGGGCGACCTGGTGTCCTACAACGAAAAGCACAACATGGCCAACGGCGAGGACAACCGGGACGGGGAAAGCCACAACCGCTCGTGGAACTGCGGTGTCGAAGGCCCCACCGACGATCCCGACATCACCGAGCTGCGCTACCGCCAGATGCGCAACTTCTGGGCAACGCTGATGGTCAGCCAGGGCACGCCGATGATCGCCCACGGTGACGAGCTCGGGCGCACCCAGAACGGCAACAACAACGTCTACTGCCAGGACTCCGAATTGTCTTGGATGGACTGGTCTTTGGTCGACAAGAACTCCGACCTGCTGGCATTCGCGCGCAAGGTGACCGCGTTGCGCAAGCAGCACCCGGTGTTCCGCCGGCGCCGGTTCTTCGAGGGCGAGCCGATCCGCAGCGGCGACGAAGTGCGCGACATCGCCTGGCTGAACCCCAGCAGCCGCGAGATGACGCACGAGGATTGGGACGAAAGCTTTCACAAGTGCGTGGCCGTCTTCCTCAACGGGGACGCCATCACCGCCCCGAACGCCCGCGGCGAGCGAGTGGTCGACGACTCATTCCTGTTGTGCTTCAACGCCGGCGACGAACCGGTTCAGTTCTCGATGCCGCCGGATGACTACGCCCGGGAGTGGACGGTGGAACTGGACACCAACGAACCGACGGGCCTCAAAGAGGGGGGCGATCAGGTGGTGGCCGCCGAGGAGAAGGTGTCGCTGCCCTCCCGTTCATTGCTCATCTTGCGTAAGACTTTGTGACGCATGGATTTACCCATCCTGTCCACCTATCGGCTGCAGCTGCGTGGTGAATCCAGCGGGTCCGCGTTCACCTTCGCCGACGCGGAAAACCTGCTGGACTACCTCGACGACCTCGGGGTGACGCACCTGTACCTGTCGCCGATCATGACCGCGACCACCGGGTCGAGCCACGGCTACGACGTCACCGACCCCACGACGGTTTCCCCCGAGCTCGGCGGCCACGACGGCCTGGCCCGGCTGTCGGCGGCGGCCCGGGCGCGGGGCCTCGGCCTGGTCGTCGACATCGTGCCAAACCACGTCGGCATCGACCAGCCCCAGCAGAACCCCTGGTGGTGGGACGTCCTGCAAAACGGCCGTTCGTCGCCCTACGCAACGTTTTTCGATATCGACTGGGACCTCGACCCGCAGGGCCGCATCGTGCTGCCGGTGCTTGGCTCCGACGACGACGCCGCCGACCTGACCGTCGACGGGGACCTGCTGCGCCTGGGCGATCTGGCGCTGCCGATCGCGCCGGGCACCGCCGGCGGCACCGGCCCCGAGGTGCACGACCGCCAGCACTACCGCCTGGTGGGCTGGCGCAACGGCGTGTGCGGCTACCGCCGCTTCTTCTCGATCACCTCACTGGCGGGGCTGCGCCAGGAAGATCGCGCGGTCTTCGACGCCACCCACGCCGAAGTCGGGCGGTGGTTCACCGAGGAGCTCGTCGACGGCGTGCGCATCGATCATCCCGACGGCCTGTCCGATCCGTGCAGCTACCTGGCCTGGTTGCGCGAATTGGCCGGGCCGTCGGCCTGGATCGTGATCGAGAAGATCCTGGCCGTCGACGAAGCGCTCGAGCCCACCCTGGCGGTCGACGGCACCACGGGTTACGACGTGCTGCGTGAGGTCGGCGGTGTTTTCCTGGATCCGCGGGGTGCCCCGGCCCTGACCGCGCTGGTGGACTCTTCCGGCGTGGACTACCGGGCGTTCCCGGCCATGCTGGCCGATCTCAAAATCCGTTCGGCCACCGACACGTTGGGCAGTGAGCTGGCCCGGCTGCGCCGCAGCATCGTGGCCGCCGCCGGCGCCGATGACCCGATGCTGCCCGACGCGGTCGCCGCGCTCCTCACGCACCTCGGGGTCTACCGCAGCGACTACCCCGGCCTGGTCGCACTGCTGCCCACCGCGCTGGCCGAAACCGAGGCGGCCGCACCGGAATTGGGCCCGGCGCTGCAGGTGCTGGCCGCGGCGCTGGCCCACGGCGGCGAGCCGGCCACCCGGCTGCAGCAGCTGTGCGGGGCCGTCACCGCCAAGTCTGTCGAGGACTGCCTGTTCTACCGCGACGCCCGCCTGGTATCGCTGAACGAGGTGGGCGGCGAGCCGCACCGCTTCGGGGTCGGCGCGGCCGAATTTCACCACAGCGCCGCCAGCCGCGCCCGGTTGTGGCCGCATACGATGACCACGCTGACCACCCATGACACCAAACGCGGGGAGGACGTGCGCGCCCGGATCGGGGTGCTGTCCCAGGTGCCGTCGCTGTGGACCGAGTTCGTCTCCCGGTGGGAGATCGACGCCCCCTCCCCCGATCCGGCGACCGGACAGTTCCTGTGGCAGAACATCTTCGGTGTGTGGCCGGTAGGCGGGCCCGACAAAGGAAAACCCACCGCCGAGTTGCGTGACCGATTGCACGGCTACGCGGAGAAGGCCATCCGGGAGGCGGCCTGGCACACCTCGTGGAGCGATCCCGACACCGACTTCGAAGACGCGATCCACCGCTGGCTGGACACGGTGTTGGACGGCCCGGTGGCCGGGCAGCTGACCGAGCTTGTCGCGCAACTCAATCCGCACGCCGCCAGCGACGCGCTGGGCCAAAAGCTGCTAGCGCTGACCGTGCCCGGGATACCGGACGTCTACCAGGGCACCGAGCTGTGGGACGACAGCCTGGTCGATCCGGACAATCGCCGCCCGGTCGACTACGCCGCCCGGCGCGCCGCCCTGCAGGCACTACAGCACCCGAAGATCCGGGTCGTCACCACCGCGCTTCGCGTGCGCCGCGCCCACCCGGACAGCTTCCTGCGGGGCGACTACGTCCCGGTGCTGGCCGACGGGGACGCCGCCGACCACGTGCTGGCCTTCCGCCGGGGCTCAAATGGCGGAGACATCGTGGTCGCGGTGATCCGCTGGACCGTGCGGCTCACCGAAACCGGTTGGGGCAACACGGTGTTGCCGCTGCCCGATGGCACCTGGAAAGACGCGCTCACCGGGGCCGTCGCGGATGGACCGACCTCGGCGGCCCAGTTGTTCGCCGACCTGCCGGTCGTTCTGCTGGAGCGCCATCATGACTGACTTCGGTGTCTGGGCGCCCAAACCCGAGCTCGTCCGTCTCGACGTCGACGGCGACGTGCACCCGATGACTCGCGCGAAGGACGGCTGGTGGCATGCGAGCGTGGACGCCGCGCCGGACGCCCGTTACGGATACCTGCTCGACGACGACCCCACGGTGCTGCCCGACCCGCGCTCGCCGCGCCAGCCCGAGGGCGTGCACGCCCGCTCGCAGCTGTGGGATCCCGCCGCCGCGACGTGGACTGACACCGGGTGGGCCGGCCGGTCGGTCGAAGGCGCGGTGATCTACGAGCTGCACCTGGGCACGTTCACCGGGGCAGGGACCCTCGACGCCGCCGTCGACAAGCTGGACTATCTGGTGGATCTCGGCGTCGACTTCGTGGAGCTGATGCCGGTGAATTCCTTTGCCGGCAGCTATGGCTGGGGCTACGACGGGGTGCTGTGGTACAGCGTGCACGAGCCCTACGGAGGGCCCGACGCGCTGGTGCGCTTCATCGACGCCTGCCACGCGAAGGGTCTGGGCGTGCTGATCGACGCGGTGTTCAACCACCTCGGCCCGTCGGGCAACTACCTGCCGCGGTTCGGCCCTTACCTGTCCTCGGCGAGCAACCCGTGGGGTGAGGGCATCAACATCGCCGACGCCGACTCCGACGAGGTCCGCCGCTACATCATCGGCTGCGCGCTGCGCTGGATGCGTGATTTCCATGCCGACGGCCTGCGGCTGGACGCGGTCCACGCGCTGGTGGACACCACCGCCATCCATATCCTCGAGGAACTTGCCACCGAAACCGATTGGCTGGCCCAGCAATTGGGGCGCCCGTTGTCGCTGATCGCCGAGAGCGACCTGAACGACCCGCGGCTGATCACCCCGCGTGACCGCGGCGGCTACGGCCTGACCGCGCAATGGGCCGACGACATTCATCACGCCATCCACACCGCGGTGTCCGGCGAGCGCCAGGGCTACTACGGCGACTTCGGCAGCCTGGCCACCCTCGCACACACGCTGCGCCAGGGCTTCTTTCACGCCGCGACCTATTCGTCGTTCCGGTACCGGCGCCACGGCCGCCCGCTGGACACGACCCAGAAATCCGGCATCCCGGCCACCCGGCTGGTCGCCTACACCTGCACCCACGATCAGGTCGGCAACCGAGCCCTGGGCGATCGCCCCTCGCAGAACCTGAGCGGCGGCCAGCTGGCCATCAA
The sequence above is drawn from the Mycobacterium marseillense genome and encodes:
- the treY gene encoding malto-oligosyltrehalose synthase; translated protein: MDLPILSTYRLQLRGESSGSAFTFADAENLLDYLDDLGVTHLYLSPIMTATTGSSHGYDVTDPTTVSPELGGHDGLARLSAAARARGLGLVVDIVPNHVGIDQPQQNPWWWDVLQNGRSSPYATFFDIDWDLDPQGRIVLPVLGSDDDAADLTVDGDLLRLGDLALPIAPGTAGGTGPEVHDRQHYRLVGWRNGVCGYRRFFSITSLAGLRQEDRAVFDATHAEVGRWFTEELVDGVRIDHPDGLSDPCSYLAWLRELAGPSAWIVIEKILAVDEALEPTLAVDGTTGYDVLREVGGVFLDPRGAPALTALVDSSGVDYRAFPAMLADLKIRSATDTLGSELARLRRSIVAAAGADDPMLPDAVAALLTHLGVYRSDYPGLVALLPTALAETEAAAPELGPALQVLAAALAHGGEPATRLQQLCGAVTAKSVEDCLFYRDARLVSLNEVGGEPHRFGVGAAEFHHSAASRARLWPHTMTTLTTHDTKRGEDVRARIGVLSQVPSLWTEFVSRWEIDAPSPDPATGQFLWQNIFGVWPVGGPDKGKPTAELRDRLHGYAEKAIREAAWHTSWSDPDTDFEDAIHRWLDTVLDGPVAGQLTELVAQLNPHAASDALGQKLLALTVPGIPDVYQGTELWDDSLVDPDNRRPVDYAARRAALQALQHPKIRVVTTALRVRRAHPDSFLRGDYVPVLADGDAADHVLAFRRGSNGGDIVVAVIRWTVRLTETGWGNTVLPLPDGTWKDALTGAVADGPTSAAQLFADLPVVLLERHHD
- the treZ gene encoding malto-oligosyltrehalose trehalohydrolase, whose translation is MTDFGVWAPKPELVRLDVDGDVHPMTRAKDGWWHASVDAAPDARYGYLLDDDPTVLPDPRSPRQPEGVHARSQLWDPAAATWTDTGWAGRSVEGAVIYELHLGTFTGAGTLDAAVDKLDYLVDLGVDFVELMPVNSFAGSYGWGYDGVLWYSVHEPYGGPDALVRFIDACHAKGLGVLIDAVFNHLGPSGNYLPRFGPYLSSASNPWGEGINIADADSDEVRRYIIGCALRWMRDFHADGLRLDAVHALVDTTAIHILEELATETDWLAQQLGRPLSLIAESDLNDPRLITPRDRGGYGLTAQWADDIHHAIHTAVSGERQGYYGDFGSLATLAHTLRQGFFHAATYSSFRYRRHGRPLDTTQKSGIPATRLVAYTCTHDQVGNRALGDRPSQNLSGGQLAIKAALALGSPYTTMLFMGEEYAASTPFQFFSSHPEPELARATAEGRKAEFAEHGWDADEIPDPQDPETFARSKLNWEEVDTGEHARLHRLYRDLIALRRTDPDLADPWLEHLTVDYDEDQGWIAMSRGRLRIVCNLSAESVRVPIGGDVVLAWGEPAVDADGAVLQGHSFAILAAPTGPVDN